The DNA segment ttgggccacagcagagtatGTTTATTTTGTGAAGTCAACAGCACACATattcttctttccttattttccGTTGGTACAGAACCCACAAGCCAGAAACAGAACAACGAAACAGAAATTTATGATAAGACAACAGAACAGGCCCCAAACACTGATGCTTCTGGGAACCTAGGCGGTATGACAGCAGTACGTGGAAGATGTAGACGAGTAGGAGCAAATGCTTTAGGAATGAGTGAGTGTGGGTCCAAAGGAAGAAGCTCTGTACAGTCCAGTAAAGGACACGGCCTGGGTGATGGGGCTGGGTCCTTACCTACTGATAAGACTGCCAAGGACTGCTCTTTCTGGAACCTACACTTGCAGACAAAAGTCACGGAGCAGCTCACAACTCCACAAGTAGAAACCGCTACTGCTCAGAAGTTGCTCTCAGATGAAGGTGACATGGGTGGTAGCAACGATGATGTCcattttcaggcagaaaacacaTCAGCACCCCAGCCTCTACCTGAAAACATGGAAGCGTCGATGGCTAGTGGTCCACCATCCTATCATGAACATACGGTTTCTGCAGCCAAGAAGCTCCGAGCCAGGGCGCTTGCTTCCCCAGGGATGGAGAGCTCTTCCGCAAGGCCAGAAGAGGCCATTCACTCAGTGGCAGAGGCGGCCCAGGTGATCAGGGAGCCCTCTCAGATCCAGTCAGCGGAGGGATCCAAAATGCAGCCAGCCCAGGACGTCCCAGCTGCCTTCAAAGGTGAGCCTCCTGGAAATATCATCCAGGCCTTTATAGTGAGTGAAATTTCCGGCATGATCGGTGAGGCAGAGGAAATCATTTTTTCAGAGAGGCTGCCTCCCCTACGCCTTTCCACTTTCTTAGGGCAACACGAGGCTGAGGAAGTCCTCTCAGAGTCAGAAAATGATTCCGAGGACGGCAGTCGTTCTGAGGAGCAAGTGATCCCTGCACATTCTCGCTCGCGTCTGGGGAAGCCTGAAGCTAAGGAAACCTCAGATTCAGAGAGTGGTACCCAGGAGCAGAGCAATTCTGAGGAACTGGCTGCTTCTGGTTGCTCTCCTCCATCCTTGGGGAAGTTTGAAGATAAACCAAAAGTCTTCCCCAAATCGAAACATTCTGTCATGCAATTAAGccgctctgggaagcagcaggctccTAGCTACCCTTCCCGACCCTTTGAGGAGTGTCAAGTTGAAAAAGTCCCCAGAGGCTCGAGTGGTCGTGCTGAGAAGTACAGCAGTGCTGAAGATTTGAACAGCTTGGAGGGACAGCTCCCCATCAGACCCCGCGCCCAGGCCCTGAGGAAGCCCAGAGACCAAGCAGAAGTCAGCTCAGTCCCAAAGAACACGGCTGAAGGGAGCGGTTCTGCGGAGCAGACGCTGCCCACTGGGAGGCCTGTGTTGCCGCAGCAGCTCTCCTCCAGTCCACTGAGCTCTTCGACAGAACAGGGCATCTCTGAGGAGTCAGTGTCTCCCCCAAACCCTTACCAGCCGTCGGAGGGCCCCAATTCTGAGCACCACGTCTCTGTAAATCCCAAGGGTGTGGCTACTGACTGGGGCATTTCTATggagccactgcctcccagaatgagTTCTAAGCGCTCTGTGAGGCCAAAAGCTGAGCAGCAAGTGCCTTCACGTGCAGAAGTTACAGCTACCGGAGAGGTTGTTTCGCCGGAGGCGCTGTCTCCCAAGCGTGCTTCTCAGCCTCTGTTGAAATCAGTAGTTGAACAAGAAGATTCTTCAGGTTCCAAGCGCTCTGCTGGTGAGAAGGATTCCGTGGAGCTGCGTCCTCctgagctgctttcccagcccttaATTAAGCCTCAGGATCAGCAAGATGTGTTGTCAGGTTCGGAGGCTATTGCTGACGAAACGGGCCTTGCAGTTGCGCTGCTGCTCCCCGAAGATTCTCCCCAGTCCTCGACAACTCCTCAAGTCCAGGGAATCGTCTCAGAAAGCGCTGCTGCGAAGGAGGACGTTTGTGGAGAGCTGTCGCCTCCTGGGTGCCCTCCCCAGGCCTCGGTCAGGCCTAGCAGCCAGCTGCAGAAGATCGTAGGCTCCGCGAGTGCTTCTGCGCAATgggaagccactgcctccagACACAGCCAACAAGCACCGGGGAGCCCCGCCTTTGAGCAAGTCTCTGCAGGTTCAGAGAGTGCTGCAGCTGAGGGGAGGATGTCTGTGGAGCTGGAATCTCCCAGGCCCCATGCTCAGCCCCCGGCGAAGGCTGCAAGTGCAGAGGGTGTTGCCCCTGAGGGTGGCGTTTCTGCAGAACTGCTGCTTTCTGGACACGCTTCTCCGTCCACTGTAACACATGATGTCCAGAAAATGGCCACAGGGCCCCAGAGTGCTGCTGTTGAGGGACGCATGTCAGGGGAGGCGGTGCCCCCCAAATGTTCTACTCAGCTCTCTGTCAAGTCCAAAGTGCAGGAGATATCCTCACGCCTAACAAACACGACTAAAGTAGAGAAGTCGCTGCTTGCCAGCCATCCTTCCCGGTCGTTTGTGAAGTTTATGGCACAGCAAATCTTCTCAGAGGACTCGGCTCCCAAAGAGAGCTCTTGCACGGACCCCCCGCCTCCAAAGCATCCATCCAAGTCTCTGTTGAGGCCTAAAATGGATCACAAAGTGTTCTCAGATCGGGAGCAGGCTGACCCCGGGGGAGGCAGATCTTCGAAGACGCTGCCTCTGAAGCACTCTGTCAAGTCTGTGGGCAGGCCCAAAGACCTGCAAGAAGTTCCCTCATCCTCAGAGCACGTTCCTGTGAAGAGAAGCACTGCTGAAGAGCAGCTGCCTCGTAGACAGAACGCCCCAGCCTTGGGAAAGTTTGAGTGCCAGCAAGAAGTCCCCTGTGTTTCTGAAAGCTCTCCTGAAGAGTGGAGGCCTTCTAGAGAGAGCCTGCCTCCCAGACGCGCTCCTCAAGCGTTGAATGGGTCGCAGTTGCAGCCGCAGACTTGCCCGGCGGGCTCAGTGGATGGGCCTGTAAGGCGGAGCAGTCCTCAAGAGCACCTGCAACCCAGGAACCCTTTACCGCCTTTTGGAGACTCTGAATATGAGCAACAGGTTCTTTCAAACTCCACGAGCGCTACTACCAAGGGAACCATTTTGGAGGGCAATTCTGGCAGAGAGTCCCTACCAAAAGGCTCAGTTTTTCCAAACAAGACCAAGCAGCACAGCGCAGGCTCTGAAGACCTCATGACTGTTACCACCAAACCTAGGAAGTTCACCCTTGCCCCAGCCTCGAAAACACCTGTTTCTGGGGGCACGTACTCTAAGAGGGAAGGCCTTGAGAGTGGTGATGGAAATAATGACAACCGCTCCAATGTCACCACTAACGAGGCTGGCGTTGAAAAATGTTTTGGAGTGCAACTGAGAAGACTCCCTTCCTCCCGGAAGTATAAGAGCACAAAACTAGATAACTTTGCCcagcttcctccactgccctcaggcCCGATTCCATTCTCTGAAGGTAGAGAGCAGCGGATGAGAAGAAGAGCGTCCCGGGGGCTCCTGGACACTGCAGAGACCACCACCACAATACCTGAGCTGGAGGGGAAGCAGCTGAGCGAGCCCAAATCTGAAGCTGTGGCCCAGAAGCAACCTGCCTACAAGACCccaggtgagatttgtgtttcttCAGATGGCAAGTAAGGTGCTAAAGGGAGGGAAGAACTAGAAAACTTAGCATGGTGTGGGCCTTGAGATCTGTCCTCGCCTTGCCTACTGCACTGTTGCTTTGATGGAGCTGGCTCGTGCATTTAGGGACAGTATAGTGCCCTATTCTACATGATTGGATTTGGAAATAGTCAATTTTGAGTCTTCCCCTTTCTCTGGGGGGTTCCCCTCTGGACATTCATTCACATTCTGTAACAGACACATGAACTCTGCCCATTCCCTCTTCCCCTAAGCTCTGTATTCCTTACATTTGGATAGTATTTCATGCTTTTCTCAAAATACTTTCACATGTATCATGCCCCTCCTCAACACCATTTACAGTCTTAAAAGGCAACTCATTAACAAAGCGCTGTGTTCAGACTCTCAGCCTAAATCTGAATTCCCTGTAATTCACTGAGGTATATCTCCTATCTACAGAAATGTCTTAAGAATAAAGGACTACCTGATATTTTCAACACAAATCTCTCCCAAAACTTTGTACCTTCACACACATAGTCTTATATCTGCCTGTAACCACACACTTGCCTGGGGGACTATGACTGGGTAACAAATACTATATTTTccttggagacagagaaaggacatCAATGGCCTGAGCTTCTTGCTTCTTAGGAGTTTTCTCAGCCCCACTGGCAACCATTATCATATCTTGATTGGAGTACGGGACATAGGatgaacaaaggaaggaaggggtcCAGTAAGGGGACAGTATGCCTATTTTGAAGTACAGCTTCTTGATCACCCAAGAACTTGACTTGTAAGGTTGTAGGCAAAGGAGGGGTGCTTATCTACTAGAGATCTGTTCATTTTCATTTGGCAACTCACAAGGATCCCACTTGGGACATGATTGTCCCAGGTGGGACTAAGGCTAAGACCCTGCCTGCCTTGCTTCAGTCCTAACTCCTTTCATTCCTTTGTCAGGAAAGCATCCTGGTCAACAATCAGACAGTGCTATCTCAGAGCCAGCTTGGATAACCATGGCAAAGCAGAAGCAAAAGGGTTTCCAGACTCCTGTACCTATGAGACCATCAAAATTCAAGGACAGAACTGGAGCAGAGGCTGCGACTAAGGAGCCTGTTTATGTGGTAGGACCTGGGGCCACCCAGAAAATACTCCAAATGGTTGCTGGAGCCACCATTTGAGCTTCCACTGGGAACTTTGCCAGACACATACTTCTGACCCATCTTTAGGAATATTAGGCAAGCCAGAAGGGCTTCTCTGGTGGTGGTGAGGGGGTAGGAGAAAGACTTGCCTTAAACTCATATAAATGTGTACCAGTTTGTGCTCTTAAAGGGTTGTGGAAAGTTGTTGATATGAGGAGTCTATAAATCAAAACCTGTCCTAAATAATTGAGCAGAATTCCATGAAGTTGGTTAAGAGATAAGGATTAAGTCATACAATATATGCCAAATGTAGCCACTGGGCTAAGAGCTGAATGACTATTCTTATGGATATTTTATGCCTGTAAGTAGGTATATGCATTTTTATCAatgcaataaaattataaatatagtgGTCTCCCCTTATCTGCAGGGAATATGTTCCAAGATCCCCAGTAGATGCCTGAAACCATGGGTAGTACAA comes from the Oryctolagus cuniculus chromosome X, mOryCun1.1, whole genome shotgun sequence genome and includes:
- the KIAA1210 gene encoding acrosomal protein KIAA1210 homolog isoform X2, which codes for MAGSVNEVSGSLDVLESSEEGKKKSKFKAFKSFFGKKKKKDSEDVQGAKLLKTSIPDNINTSSLKPAHGSQQVQPRPKSSMGNKAISHDSIFLLDPQSERPASKMFTSMERQKGRLMQVPPLPPRQPSISPSLIRSDIFSDEFKEISVDDEPVDSSQTKASSYKILALKKNFTESSSVPDLTQSLAAFASITSPGNTQKFSDFPTPATSQSCLDSSAARHKMTLNPRKQKKNFQATVKAKQEEPSFLLVTEEEKSMRKPKDADQKLNKDSEEPTSQKQNNETEIYDKTTEQAPNTDASGNLGGMTAVRGRCRRVGANALGMSECGSKGRSSVQSSKGHGLGDGAGSLPTDKTAKDCSFWNLHLQTKVTEQLTTPQVETATAQKLLSDEGDMGGSNDDVHFQAENTSAPQPLPENMEASMASGPPSYHEHTVSAAKKLRARALASPGMESSSARPEEAIHSVAEAAQVIREPSQIQSAEGSKMQPAQDVPAAFKGEPPGNIIQAFIVSEISGMIGEAEEIIFSERLPPLRLSTFLGQHEAEEVLSESENDSEDGSRSEEQVIPAHSRSRLGKPEAKETSDSESGTQEQSNSEELAASGCSPPSLGKFEDKPKVFPKSKHSVMQLSRSGKQQAPSYPSRPFEECQVEKVPRGSSGRAEKYSSAEDLNSLEGQLPIRPRAQALRKPRDQAEVSSVPKNTAEGSGSAEQTLPTGRPVLPQQLSSSPLSSSTEQGISEESVSPPNPYQPSEGPNSEHHVSVNPKGVATDWGISMEPLPPRMSSKRSVRPKAEQQVPSRAEVTATGEVVSPEALSPKRASQPLLKSVVEQEDSSGSKRSAGEKDSVELRPPELLSQPLIKPQDQQDVLSGSEAIADETGLAVALLLPEDSPQSSTTPQVQGIVSESAAAKEDVCGELSPPGCPPQASVRPSSQLQKIVGSASASAQWEATASRHSQQAPGSPAFEQVSAGSESAAAEGRMSVELESPRPHAQPPAKAASAEGVAPEGGVSAELLLSGHASPSTVTHDVQKMATGPQSAAVEGRMSGEAVPPKCSTQLSVKSKVQEISSRLTNTTKVEKSLLASHPSRSFVKFMAQQIFSEDSAPKESSCTDPPPPKHPSKSLLRPKMDHKVFSDREQADPGGGRSSKTLPLKHSVKSVGRPKDLQEVPSSSEHVPVKRSTAEEQLPRRQNAPALGKFECQQEVPCVSESSPEEWRPSRESLPPRRAPQALNGSQLQPQTCPAGSVDGPVRRSSPQEHLQPRNPLPPFGDSEYEQQVLSNSTSATTKGTILEGNSGRESLPKGSVFPNKTKQHSAGSEDLMTVTTKPRKFTLAPASKTPVSGGTYSKREGLESGDGNNDNRSNVTTNEAGVEKCFGVQLRRLPSSRKYKSTKLDNFAQLPPLPSGPIPFSEGREQRMRRRASRGLLDTAETTTTIPELEGKQLSEPKSEAVAQKQPAYKTPGKHPGQQSDSAISEPAWITMAKQKQKGFQTPVPMRPSKFKDRTGAEAATKEPVYVGADPENDNQSRKIFTSNVHRQKMAQMKLIKSAVLEDQKILHIPAKQKETKESSTFPAKSHQPVELAEPVEPAELVQPVEPVWFSMAKKKSKAWSHKT
- the KIAA1210 gene encoding acrosomal protein KIAA1210 homolog isoform X1, with the translated sequence MAGSVNEVSGSLDVLESSEEGKKKSKFKAFKSFFGKKKKKDSEDVQGAKLLKTSIPDNINTSSLKPAHGSQQVQPRPKSSMGNKAISHDSIFLLDPQSERPASKMFTSMERQKGRLMQRSYVYRTLPRTGTSVRGTMSGVMFGAVPRHMPKSGIWVAGSRITEVPPLPPRQPSISPSLIRSDIFSDEFKEISVDDEPVDSSQTKASSYKILALKKNFTESSSVPDLTQSLAAFASITSPGNTQKFSDFPTPATSQSCLDSSAARHKMTLNPRKQKKNFQATVKAKQEEPSFLLVTEEEKSMRKPKDADQKLNKDSEEPTSQKQNNETEIYDKTTEQAPNTDASGNLGGMTAVRGRCRRVGANALGMSECGSKGRSSVQSSKGHGLGDGAGSLPTDKTAKDCSFWNLHLQTKVTEQLTTPQVETATAQKLLSDEGDMGGSNDDVHFQAENTSAPQPLPENMEASMASGPPSYHEHTVSAAKKLRARALASPGMESSSARPEEAIHSVAEAAQVIREPSQIQSAEGSKMQPAQDVPAAFKGEPPGNIIQAFIVSEISGMIGEAEEIIFSERLPPLRLSTFLGQHEAEEVLSESENDSEDGSRSEEQVIPAHSRSRLGKPEAKETSDSESGTQEQSNSEELAASGCSPPSLGKFEDKPKVFPKSKHSVMQLSRSGKQQAPSYPSRPFEECQVEKVPRGSSGRAEKYSSAEDLNSLEGQLPIRPRAQALRKPRDQAEVSSVPKNTAEGSGSAEQTLPTGRPVLPQQLSSSPLSSSTEQGISEESVSPPNPYQPSEGPNSEHHVSVNPKGVATDWGISMEPLPPRMSSKRSVRPKAEQQVPSRAEVTATGEVVSPEALSPKRASQPLLKSVVEQEDSSGSKRSAGEKDSVELRPPELLSQPLIKPQDQQDVLSGSEAIADETGLAVALLLPEDSPQSSTTPQVQGIVSESAAAKEDVCGELSPPGCPPQASVRPSSQLQKIVGSASASAQWEATASRHSQQAPGSPAFEQVSAGSESAAAEGRMSVELESPRPHAQPPAKAASAEGVAPEGGVSAELLLSGHASPSTVTHDVQKMATGPQSAAVEGRMSGEAVPPKCSTQLSVKSKVQEISSRLTNTTKVEKSLLASHPSRSFVKFMAQQIFSEDSAPKESSCTDPPPPKHPSKSLLRPKMDHKVFSDREQADPGGGRSSKTLPLKHSVKSVGRPKDLQEVPSSSEHVPVKRSTAEEQLPRRQNAPALGKFECQQEVPCVSESSPEEWRPSRESLPPRRAPQALNGSQLQPQTCPAGSVDGPVRRSSPQEHLQPRNPLPPFGDSEYEQQVLSNSTSATTKGTILEGNSGRESLPKGSVFPNKTKQHSAGSEDLMTVTTKPRKFTLAPASKTPVSGGTYSKREGLESGDGNNDNRSNVTTNEAGVEKCFGVQLRRLPSSRKYKSTKLDNFAQLPPLPSGPIPFSEGREQRMRRRASRGLLDTAETTTTIPELEGKQLSEPKSEAVAQKQPAYKTPGKHPGQQSDSAISEPAWITMAKQKQKGFQTPVPMRPSKFKDRTGAEAATKEPVYVGADPENDNQSRKIFTSNVHRQKMAQMKLIKSAVLEDQKILHIPAKQKETKESSTFPAKSHQPVELAEPVEPAELVQPVEPVWFSMAKKKSKAWSHKT